The proteins below are encoded in one region of Halocatena salina:
- a CDS encoding twin-arginine translocase subunit TatC, with product MGGDDGRRSRDNPPGNGSRDVSSDDEMQDRESFVFSDDSGFFDELDEDARSNPPNSGSDSTNQPERGWGRRSRDPTTASSDARDRSYTSSSNERNRSQNARRDRRRSTTSNRDTETTPTRQPREHVRTSSRNNVDSDRPSFQEQGVDSDSMRSQDWSTDTDRDRFDTHTQSRESTIDPTDSRNTDRNEPRNRNESRNRNEPRNNFDTNAESSRRQSSTESSGYDFTSDAGRSRNRDPTDSPSHDFTSDAGGSRDRDPTDSPSHDFTSDAGGSRDREPTNSPSHDFTSDAGGSRDREPTNSPSHDFTSDAGGSRDREPTNSPSHDFTSDAGGSRDRDPTDSRGYDFTSDAGGSRDREPTDSPGYDFTGGTRDSPGSGTDTDRERPHHQDPEPARSSPSDRDPPEESESSDEESDGSQGFGGSGSGVPWKRESASRSDQNDHNTTQSSSPEDADASAPVTDEERSGVPAPPSSADSSTTTEPKTSAEASTTNALEPASTPDVSNEDDSLVPSGPSEDQEMPLSAHIEEMVRRVLVVVVVMSIVSALTFPFADQLINNIWYSILGLADTKTVQPRVYHPLALVLARLKVATLAGFVIAMPVFVYETYLFMRPGLYPRERRYYIAAIPTSLVLATLGVAFAFFIVLPLIFMYFLGYTEGTAEIAFGLSDTFGLMLLLMGFFALIFQIPLFIMLAVMMGVTSRTWLTDRRLYFWGGFLGLAFVTNPDPTGMAPIIVAISMVVLFESTLLLLKWTDSG from the coding sequence ATGGGCGGAGACGACGGACGCAGGTCCCGTGATAACCCGCCAGGAAATGGATCACGGGACGTTTCATCCGATGATGAGATGCAAGATCGGGAGAGTTTCGTCTTCTCCGATGATTCCGGTTTTTTCGACGAGCTAGATGAGGATGCCCGTTCGAATCCTCCCAACAGCGGTTCAGATTCGACCAACCAGCCCGAACGAGGCTGGGGGAGACGTAGCCGTGATCCAACGACTGCGTCTTCCGATGCGCGTGATCGGTCGTACACGTCGAGTTCGAACGAGCGGAATCGTTCTCAAAACGCTCGGCGCGACCGCCGTCGATCGACTACTTCGAACCGGGATACGGAGACCACTCCCACACGACAACCGAGAGAACACGTCCGAACATCGTCTCGGAACAACGTGGATTCCGATCGACCCTCCTTCCAGGAGCAGGGTGTGGATTCGGATTCGATGCGCTCACAGGACTGGAGTACCGACACGGATCGAGACCGCTTCGATACGCACACCCAGAGTCGAGAATCGACGATAGATCCGACAGATTCGAGGAACACGGACCGAAACGAGCCACGAAATAGAAACGAGTCACGAAATAGAAACGAGCCACGAAATAACTTCGATACGAACGCAGAAAGCTCCCGACGACAAAGCTCGACGGAGTCCTCTGGCTATGATTTCACCTCAGACGCTGGGAGATCCCGGAACCGAGACCCAACGGATTCTCCCAGCCACGACTTCACCTCAGACGCTGGTGGATCTCGAGACCGAGACCCAACGGATTCTCCCAGCCACGACTTCACCTCAGACGCTGGTGGGTCTCGAGACCGGGAGCCGACGAATTCTCCCAGCCACGACTTCACCTCAGACGCTGGTGGGTCTCGAGACCGGGAGCCGACGAATTCTCCCAGCCACGACTTCACCTCAGACGCTGGTGGGTCTCGAGACCGGGAGCCGACGAATTCTCCCAGCCACGACTTCACCTCCGACGCTGGTGGGTCTCGAGACCGAGACCCAACGGATTCCCGCGGCTATGATTTCACCTCCGACGCTGGTGGGTCTCGAGACCGGGAGCCGACGGATTCTCCCGGCTATGATTTCACGGGGGGGACGAGAGATTCCCCCGGATCAGGGACCGACACGGATCGTGAACGACCACATCATCAGGATCCTGAGCCGGCACGATCATCCCCGTCTGACAGAGACCCTCCCGAAGAGTCGGAGTCGTCCGACGAAGAGTCCGATGGATCTCAGGGCTTCGGTGGATCCGGATCCGGAGTTCCGTGGAAACGCGAATCGGCCTCTCGTTCGGACCAGAACGACCACAACACGACACAGTCCTCATCTCCAGAGGATGCCGACGCCTCGGCGCCGGTAACGGACGAAGAGCGCTCAGGGGTACCGGCTCCTCCGTCCTCGGCTGATTCGTCTACCACGACGGAACCGAAAACATCGGCAGAGGCGAGCACCACGAACGCTCTCGAACCGGCCTCGACGCCGGACGTTTCGAACGAGGACGATTCGCTCGTTCCGAGCGGTCCCTCCGAGGACCAGGAGATGCCTCTGAGTGCTCACATCGAGGAGATGGTCCGACGGGTGTTAGTTGTTGTCGTGGTGATGTCTATCGTGAGTGCGCTCACGTTTCCGTTTGCCGATCAGCTTATCAATAATATCTGGTATTCGATTCTTGGACTGGCGGATACGAAAACGGTACAACCTCGGGTGTATCATCCGCTTGCGCTCGTGCTCGCACGGTTGAAAGTCGCTACTCTTGCTGGTTTCGTCATCGCAATGCCGGTGTTCGTGTACGAAACGTACCTCTTCATGCGCCCCGGATTGTATCCGCGTGAACGGCGATACTACATCGCTGCGATCCCGACTAGCCTCGTGCTCGCCACGCTCGGCGTCGCATTCGCCTTCTTTATCGTTCTGCCTCTCATCTTCATGTACTTCCTGGGATACACGGAGGGAACCGCTGAAATCGCGTTCGGACTGTCAGATACGTTCGGGCTAATGCTCCTTCTGATGGGCTTTTTCGCGCTCATCTTCCAGATACCCCTATTCATCATGCTCGCTGTCATGATGGGCGTAACGAGCCGAACGTGGCTCACTGACCGTCGGCTCTACTTCTGGGGCGGCTTTCTCGGTCTCGCGTTCGTCACGAATCCGGATCCGACCGGTATGGCCCCGATCATCGTGGCAATTTCGATGGTGGTTCTCTTCGAATCCACGTTACTCCTCCTCAAGTGGACCGATAGCGGCTAA
- the mutL gene encoding DNA mismatch repair endonuclease MutL, with protein sequence MDAQERQIHELDERTIERIAAGEVVERPASVVKELLENSLDADASRVTVAVEADGTELLRVSDDGHGMDEADAKRAVKQHTTSKIDDITDLETGIRTLGFRGEALHAIGAVSRTTITTKADGGTRGTEIHIEGGERTHVEPAGCPHGTTVEVTDLFYNVPARRKYLKQERTEFDHIQRIVTGYALANPEVSITLEHDGRELFSTSGRGDLRGAVLAVYGREVASAMIDVEHSTGDLPEGPLTAVEGLVSHPETNRASRDYCTTFVNGRYVTARSVREAIIEAYGSQLAADRYPFAVVAVTLDPEAVDVNVHPRKLEVRFVDDTRAHAQVTNAVETALQEAGELRSSAPRGRSAPEQTEITSGGDANTERTSTTSETNSQNEKRTDGPTLKTTTTTNETDTEPSDERATSPADRQRDDSTSEQETTTAPGEAGETETTTVDADTGSETQRSHRLRGPTTQSQLTDRESTDRLSFDLEQLPPLTVLGQLHETYIVAETESGLVLIDQHAADERINYERLRTTFDDEMAVQALAQPVKLELTAREAELFEDDIDALAQLGFHASLLDDRIAQVRTVPELLAESVGPELVRDLLATLVTDDGASTVEAAADDLLADLACYPSITANTSLMEGSIVDLLRELDACENPYACPHGRPVIIELSEQELEERFERDYPGHDGHRT encoded by the coding sequence ATGGACGCTCAGGAGCGACAGATTCACGAACTCGATGAGCGGACGATCGAGCGCATCGCCGCCGGGGAAGTCGTCGAGCGTCCGGCGTCCGTCGTAAAGGAACTGTTGGAAAACAGTCTGGACGCGGACGCCTCACGAGTGACAGTCGCCGTCGAAGCAGACGGAACGGAACTGCTCCGGGTAAGCGACGACGGCCACGGAATGGACGAAGCGGACGCGAAACGCGCCGTGAAACAGCACACGACGAGCAAGATCGACGATATCACGGATCTCGAAACGGGAATCCGGACGCTGGGATTTCGCGGCGAGGCGCTACACGCGATCGGTGCGGTATCCCGAACGACGATCACTACGAAGGCAGACGGTGGGACACGTGGAACCGAGATCCACATCGAAGGTGGCGAACGAACCCACGTCGAACCGGCTGGCTGTCCGCACGGAACGACCGTCGAGGTGACCGATCTCTTCTACAATGTCCCTGCCCGGCGGAAGTATCTCAAACAGGAGCGTACCGAATTCGACCACATTCAGCGGATCGTGACGGGCTATGCGCTCGCAAATCCTGAAGTATCGATCACGCTCGAACACGATGGCCGCGAACTGTTTTCGACGAGTGGTCGCGGCGATCTCCGCGGAGCGGTGCTAGCCGTCTACGGACGGGAGGTCGCGAGCGCGATGATCGATGTCGAGCACAGCACAGGGGATCTTCCGGAGGGACCACTCACCGCTGTGGAGGGGTTGGTAAGTCACCCGGAAACCAACCGCGCGAGCCGGGACTACTGTACGACGTTCGTCAACGGACGGTACGTAACCGCACGATCAGTACGCGAGGCAATCATCGAGGCGTACGGCTCCCAACTCGCCGCTGACCGCTATCCGTTTGCTGTCGTAGCGGTGACCCTCGACCCGGAGGCCGTCGACGTGAACGTCCATCCTCGAAAGTTGGAGGTTCGCTTCGTGGACGACACACGAGCGCACGCTCAAGTCACCAACGCGGTCGAAACCGCACTCCAAGAGGCAGGGGAACTTCGATCGAGTGCCCCTCGCGGACGATCGGCACCCGAACAGACCGAGATCACTTCGGGGGGTGACGCAAATACGGAGCGAACGAGCACGACGAGCGAAACCAACTCTCAAAACGAGAAACGGACCGACGGACCAACTCTTAAGACGACTACGACGACGAACGAGACAGATACCGAACCGTCGGACGAGCGAGCGACCTCTCCGGCTGATCGACAGCGAGACGACTCCACATCCGAGCAAGAAACGACGACAGCGCCCGGAGAGGCGGGAGAGACAGAGACCACGACCGTCGATGCCGACACGGGGAGCGAAACGCAGCGATCACACCGGCTTCGTGGCCCAACCACTCAATCACAGCTGACCGACCGGGAGTCGACCGATCGACTATCGTTCGATCTGGAACAGCTGCCGCCGTTGACCGTTCTCGGTCAACTACACGAGACGTACATCGTCGCCGAAACGGAGTCCGGACTGGTACTCATCGACCAACACGCCGCAGACGAGCGGATCAACTACGAGCGGTTACGAACGACGTTCGACGATGAAATGGCCGTTCAGGCGCTCGCTCAGCCTGTCAAACTCGAACTCACGGCCCGGGAAGCGGAGCTGTTCGAAGACGACATCGATGCACTCGCACAGCTCGGCTTCCACGCTTCGCTTCTAGACGACCGAATCGCACAAGTGCGAACCGTTCCCGAACTGTTGGCGGAATCGGTTGGGCCGGAACTCGTTCGTGATCTTCTCGCGACGTTGGTCACTGACGACGGCGCAAGCACAGTCGAGGCTGCCGCTGACGATCTGCTCGCGGATCTCGCTTGTTATCCATCGATCACGGCAAACACGTCACTCATGGAGGGGTCGATCGTCGATCTCCTCCGTGAGCTCGATGCGTGTGAGAATCCGTACGCCTGTCCGCACGGTCGCCCGGTCATCATCGAACTCAGTGAACAGGAGTTAGAAGAACGCTTCGAACGCGATTATCCCGGCCACGACGGACACCGAACGTAG
- a CDS encoding histidine phosphatase family protein, which translates to MTTVMLLRHGETAWNLEGRLQGWAPVTLNDRGREQATSTGAYFDKEDTVTPDRVVSSDLTRTKETTELVRSAIDVPVRFETAWRERDLGVYQGLSLSTVADRFPEFGLGTTAANASDRTPEGGESFVHLQNRVITSWKELLELSEPDEYVLVVTHGGPIQIVLGHIRNVPLEQALIDEAPINCSFAEINVPDGTDTDPSIVRTNVVPWTDD; encoded by the coding sequence ATGACGACGGTGATGCTGTTGCGACACGGTGAAACGGCCTGGAACTTGGAGGGACGATTACAGGGATGGGCTCCGGTCACGTTGAACGATCGGGGCCGCGAGCAGGCGACCAGTACTGGAGCGTATTTCGACAAGGAGGACACAGTTACGCCCGATCGAGTAGTGTCCTCGGATCTCACGCGCACCAAGGAGACGACCGAACTAGTTCGATCAGCGATCGATGTACCAGTCCGGTTCGAAACGGCGTGGCGCGAACGGGATCTGGGCGTGTACCAGGGGCTTTCGCTTTCGACGGTGGCTGACCGTTTCCCAGAGTTCGGTCTCGGCACGACGGCGGCGAACGCTTCCGATCGAACGCCCGAGGGCGGTGAAAGCTTCGTTCACCTCCAAAATCGGGTCATCACCAGCTGGAAAGAACTGCTCGAACTGAGCGAACCGGACGAGTATGTTCTCGTGGTGACACACGGAGGACCGATCCAGATCGTGCTCGGGCACATCCGAAACGTGCCACTCGAGCAAGCGCTGATCGACGAAGCCCCCATCAACTGCTCGTTTGCCGAGATAAACGTTCCCGACGGCACCGACACCGATCCGTCGATCGTCCGCACGAACGTGGTCCCCTGGACTGACGATTGA
- a CDS encoding S66 family peptidase — MTFRTPPAMTPGDSVAVIAPSSGGARNAPHVFELALERLRTVFDLDPIVYPTARQGDEFLAANPRARAADVHAAFEDPDITGIFATIGGWEQLRVLKHLDPTVLREHPTRFFGMSDNTNLSLALWNCGIVSYNGAQLMNEIAVPGELPAYTERYCRRAFFEDSLGELTPSSEWTDEPVPWGDPDAFESSPSYEPNPGWRWAGDKTPTTGRLWGGCRAIVEWQLATDRYLPEPNAFDGAVLAIEIAEDLPDPEIVAGTLVCLGERGLLERFEAVVMGRAPGRSFLKEPPRDERDAYREQVYDVVIEQVERYNPTAPVVCGIDWGHTTPIAPLPIGDTITVDPERETITLGVDPADQNP, encoded by the coding sequence ATGACGTTCAGGACCCCCCCAGCGATGACCCCCGGTGATAGCGTCGCCGTGATCGCCCCATCGAGCGGTGGTGCACGGAACGCTCCCCACGTGTTCGAACTCGCGCTCGAACGGCTTCGGACGGTGTTCGATCTCGATCCTATCGTGTACCCGACGGCCCGTCAGGGCGACGAGTTCCTCGCGGCGAACCCACGGGCGCGGGCGGCAGACGTTCACGCCGCGTTCGAAGATCCGGACATCACTGGCATCTTCGCAACGATCGGCGGCTGGGAACAGCTCCGGGTCCTGAAACACCTCGATCCTACAGTATTGCGCGAGCATCCCACACGTTTTTTCGGGATGAGTGACAACACGAACCTCTCGCTTGCGCTCTGGAACTGCGGCATCGTTTCCTACAACGGTGCCCAGCTGATGAACGAAATCGCCGTGCCGGGCGAGCTGCCGGCGTACACGGAGCGATACTGCCGTCGGGCGTTTTTCGAGGACTCGCTCGGCGAACTCACCCCGTCTTCGGAATGGACGGATGAACCAGTGCCGTGGGGCGATCCGGACGCTTTCGAATCATCACCATCGTACGAACCCAATCCCGGTTGGCGCTGGGCGGGCGATAAAACGCCTACAACGGGCCGGCTCTGGGGTGGTTGCCGGGCCATCGTTGAGTGGCAGCTAGCGACCGATCGATATCTCCCGGAGCCGAACGCGTTCGATGGCGCGGTACTCGCGATCGAAATCGCAGAGGATCTCCCAGATCCAGAAATCGTCGCGGGAACGCTCGTCTGTCTCGGCGAGCGGGGACTCCTCGAACGGTTCGAAGCTGTCGTCATGGGTCGAGCACCGGGTCGAAGCTTCCTCAAAGAGCCGCCACGGGACGAGCGAGACGCCTACCGCGAACAGGTGTACGACGTCGTCATCGAACAGGTGGAGCGATACAACCCCACTGCGCCGGTCGTGTGCGGCATCGACTGGGGACACACCACCCCGATCGCACCGCTCCCGATCGGGGACACCATCACTGTCGATCCCGAGCGAGAAACGATTACCCTTGGAGTGGATCCGGCAGACCAGAATCCGTGA
- a CDS encoding phosphate uptake regulator PhoU, whose product METRKIQLTGGSTFTVSLPKRWAKEHGLESGAQMHLYPHSDGSLLVRPDPTNNGEREIALTVDHRSDEDIVQTVRAGYVSGFDRITLVATGGIDDSQRTAVTRTVDGLVGLEIVSESRRRVVLQSLLDTSDVSIRQTVIQLQRITLSMHENAVTAAINGDSELAARVCNRDDEADRLFGMVSRHYQQSLSDLQAIDQLDIDRPSIADYYTTAQQLERVADHAEKMAVIADRLDVSAADTIPNFDSIARSARGIVTDASSVLLAGADVEMAYRALDDRDTLLAELDRSDKRLYDSDSSDQHPAGLLLDSVRRTSEYGGNIAETMIQRAVRTGSLSE is encoded by the coding sequence ATGGAAACTCGTAAGATCCAGCTTACCGGTGGGTCGACGTTCACCGTTTCACTCCCGAAACGGTGGGCGAAAGAGCATGGTCTCGAATCGGGCGCGCAAATGCACCTGTACCCCCACAGTGATGGATCGTTGCTCGTTCGTCCGGATCCCACGAACAACGGAGAACGAGAGATCGCCCTCACTGTCGATCACCGCAGTGATGAAGACATCGTTCAAACGGTCCGGGCCGGCTACGTATCAGGGTTCGATAGGATCACGCTCGTTGCTACCGGTGGCATCGACGACTCCCAGCGCACAGCAGTCACACGAACTGTAGACGGGCTTGTTGGACTAGAGATCGTCTCGGAATCCAGACGCCGTGTCGTGCTCCAAAGCTTACTCGACACGAGTGATGTCTCTATTCGACAGACAGTGATCCAACTCCAACGGATCACGCTGTCGATGCACGAGAACGCAGTGACCGCAGCTATCAACGGAGATAGCGAGCTCGCAGCTCGTGTCTGTAACCGTGATGACGAAGCTGACCGGCTGTTCGGGATGGTGAGCCGCCACTATCAGCAGTCGTTATCCGACTTGCAAGCCATCGATCAACTCGATATCGACCGCCCGTCGATCGCGGACTACTACACGACCGCCCAGCAACTCGAACGGGTCGCAGACCACGCCGAAAAGATGGCAGTGATCGCGGATCGACTCGATGTATCAGCAGCAGATACTATTCCCAACTTCGACTCGATTGCCCGCTCCGCACGAGGTATCGTCACTGACGCGTCCAGCGTTCTGCTCGCTGGTGCAGATGTCGAGATGGCCTACCGGGCGCTCGATGACCGCGATACCCTCCTGGCCGAACTCGATCGATCGGACAAACGGCTGTACGACAGCGATAGTTCCGATCAACACCCCGCGGGGCTCCTCCTCGACAGTGTCCGCAGAACATCCGAGTACGGAGGTAATATCGCCGAAACGATGATTCAGCGCGCCGTCAGGACCGGTAGCCTCTCCGAATAG
- a CDS encoding tRNA-binding protein, which yields MSDTETPFDVQLQVGEILRAEPFPEANKPEMAKLWIDIGTQELPSAAQTGYNYEPDELVGRQVLCATNLGTVRIAGFKSEALTVGVPDEDGHPVLVTPDAAVPLGGALY from the coding sequence ATGAGCGACACCGAAACGCCGTTCGATGTGCAACTCCAAGTCGGCGAGATACTGCGTGCAGAGCCGTTTCCGGAGGCAAACAAACCCGAAATGGCAAAGCTCTGGATCGACATCGGAACCCAAGAGCTTCCATCGGCGGCCCAGACGGGCTATAACTACGAGCCGGACGAACTGGTCGGTCGGCAGGTTCTCTGTGCGACGAACCTCGGTACAGTGCGGATCGCCGGGTTCAAATCAGAAGCGCTGACCGTCGGCGTGCCCGACGAGGACGGTCATCCCGTCTTGGTCACACCCGACGCGGCAGTTCCGCTGGGTGGCGCGCTCTACTGA
- a CDS encoding SDR family NAD(P)-dependent oxidoreductase: MLDNKTVFITGAGGGIGSETARQCADAGARVVLTDVDNDGVESVAESIRETGGNAVAHDLDVTNNEQFEDLVAVTAEEYGLDVIVNNAGIGHDAAYTEDLPEDARDRVMSVNINGVWNGCQAALPIMKEQGHGSIINVASLAAIVGLPKQAVYSLTKGAIVSFTRAVAVESGPSGVRANAVCPGFIDTGVGKEYFDSADDPQKARERSKRAYPLRRLGDAEEVAAAIRFLASDESSYITGNALRIDGGYSVA; encoded by the coding sequence ATGTTAGATAACAAAACTGTATTTATTACTGGAGCCGGTGGTGGAATCGGGAGCGAAACGGCACGCCAGTGTGCCGACGCTGGTGCGCGTGTCGTCCTTACGGACGTGGACAACGACGGCGTCGAGTCGGTCGCGGAATCGATTCGAGAGACGGGTGGCAACGCCGTTGCCCACGATCTCGACGTGACGAACAACGAGCAGTTCGAGGATCTCGTTGCCGTGACGGCGGAGGAGTACGGACTCGACGTGATCGTGAACAACGCCGGGATCGGACACGACGCGGCGTACACGGAAGATCTGCCGGAGGATGCACGAGACCGGGTGATGTCAGTCAACATCAACGGCGTCTGGAACGGTTGTCAGGCGGCGCTACCGATCATGAAAGAGCAAGGGCACGGATCGATCATCAACGTCGCCTCGTTGGCGGCGATCGTCGGACTCCCGAAACAGGCAGTGTACTCGCTCACGAAAGGAGCAATCGTCAGTTTCACTCGTGCCGTTGCTGTCGAGAGTGGGCCCAGCGGCGTGCGTGCCAACGCAGTCTGTCCGGGCTTCATCGATACCGGCGTCGGCAAGGAGTATTTCGATTCGGCAGACGATCCACAAAAAGCCCGCGAACGCAGCAAACGAGCGTATCCGTTACGGCGGCTTGGCGACGCCGAAGAGGTCGCAGCCGCGATTCGGTTCCTCGCGAGCGATGAGTCGTCGTACATCACGGGGAACGCTCTCAGGATCGACGGCGGCTACTCGGTCGCATGA